One window from the genome of Numida meleagris isolate 19003 breed g44 Domestic line chromosome 24, NumMel1.0, whole genome shotgun sequence encodes:
- the RORC gene encoding nuclear receptor ROR-gamma isoform X3 codes for MRAHIEAIPCKICGDKSSGIHYGVITCEGCKGFFRRSQQSSLSYACSRQQNCPIDRASRNRCQHCRLQKCLRLGMSRDAVKFGRMSKKQRDRLHAEVQQQLEQQQRDRDRDRDCDQERERAAQGTPSFTTGLPGCRGHPLPPSTPGCPSVTTEGERKEMAMWDRDGDGGGPGVCPPPGVGSILESPTLEIELLTQSVLASHRETCQLCAEELQLRRGDTFSREEVCAFQKKPPEEMWQRCACRLTEAIQRVVEFAKRLRGFMELCQNDQIVLLKAGAMEVVLVRMCRAFNPDNRTVFFEGKYAGAELFRSLGCPELIGSIFDFAQNLCALRFSEGEVALFSAIVLVNATRPCLQDPGKVAWLQGRLEVAFRLLLHRTQREGLLARHMEQLQTFRRLRPAAPLAAFPPLYRELFAPESESPGPR; via the exons ATGCGAG cccacatTGAGGCGATCCCCTGCAAGATCTGTGGGGACAAATCCTCGGGGATCCATTACGGCGTCATCACCTGTGAGGGCTGCAAG GGTTTTTTCCGGCGCAGCCAACAAAGCAGCCTGAGTTACGCCTGCAGCCGCCAGCAGAACTGCCCCATTGACCGCGCCAGCCGCAACCGCTGCCAGCACTGCCGCCTGCAGAAGTGCCTGCGCCTCGGCATGTCCCGTGACG ccgTCAAGTTTGGCCGCATGTCCAAGAAGCAGCGGGACCGGCTGCATGCAGAAGTGCAGCAGCAACTGGAGCAGCAGCAACGGGACCGGGACCGGGACCGAGACTGCGATCAGGAGCGGGAGCGGGCGGCCCAAGGCACCCCCAGCTTCACCACGGGGCTGCCGGGCTGCCGGGGCCACCCACTGCCCCCCAGCACCCCGGGGTGCCCCAGTGTCACAACAGAGGGCGAGAGGAAGGAGATGGCCATGTGGgacagggatggagatgggggCGGTCCTGGTGTGTGCCCCCCCCCCGGGGTTGGGAGCATCCTGGAGTCACCCACATTGGAGATTG AGCTGCTCACACAGAGCGTCCTGGCATCGCACCGTGAGACGtgccagctgtgtgctgaggagctgcagctgcgcCGCGGAGACACCTTCAGCCGTGAGGAGGTCTGCGCCTTCCAGAAAAAG CCGCCAGAGGAGATGTGGCAGCGCTGCGCGTGCCGTCTCACCGAGGCCATCCAGCGCGTGGTGGAGTTTGCCAAGCGGCTGCGTGGCTTCATGGAGCTCTGCCAGAATGACCAGATCGTCCTCCTCAAGGCGG GCGCCATGGAGGTAGTGCTGGTGCGCATGTGCCGGGCCTTCAACCCTGACAACCGGACCGTCTTCTTCGAGGGCAAGTACGCTGGCGCTGAGCTCTTCAGGTCACTGG GCTGCCCCGAGCTCATCGGTTCCATCTTCGACTTTGCACAGAACCTCTGTGCTCTGCGCTTCTCAGAGGGGGAGGTGGCCCTCTTCAGCGCCATCGTCCTCGTCAATGCTA cccgCCCATGCCTGCAGGACCCGGGGAAGGTGGCCTGGCTGCAGGGACGCCTGGAGGTGGCCTTccggctgctgctgcacaggacGCAGCGTGAGGGGCTTCTGGCCAGG cacatggagcagctgcagaCCTTCCGCCGCCTGCGCCCTGCTGCACCGCTCGCTGCCTTCCCCCCGCTCTACCGTGAACTCTTCGCCCCTGAGTCTGAATCCCCCGGCCCCCGCTGA
- the RORC gene encoding nuclear receptor ROR-gamma isoform X2, giving the protein MRAHIEAIPCKICGDKSSGIHYGVITCEGCKGFFRRSQQSSLSYACSRQQNCPIDRASRNRCQHCRLQKCLRLGMSRDAVKFGRMSKKQRDRLHAEVQQQLEQQQRDRDRDRDCDQERERAAQGTPSFTTGLPGCRGHPLPPSTPGCPSVTTEGERKEMAMWDRDGDGGGPGVCPPPGVGSILESPTLEIELLTQSVLASHRETCQLCAEELQLRRGDTFSREEVCAFQKKPPEEMWQRCACRLTEAIQRVVEFAKRLRGFMELCQNDQIVLLKAGAMEVVLVRMCRAFNPDNRTVFFEGKYAGAELFRSLGCPELIGSIFDFAQNLCALRFSEGEVALFSAIVLVNATRPCLQDPGKVAWLQGRLEVAFRLLLHRTQREGLLARLPPLGRLRALCSQHMEQLQTFRRLRPAAPLAAFPPLYRELFAPESESPGPR; this is encoded by the exons ATGCGAG cccacatTGAGGCGATCCCCTGCAAGATCTGTGGGGACAAATCCTCGGGGATCCATTACGGCGTCATCACCTGTGAGGGCTGCAAG GGTTTTTTCCGGCGCAGCCAACAAAGCAGCCTGAGTTACGCCTGCAGCCGCCAGCAGAACTGCCCCATTGACCGCGCCAGCCGCAACCGCTGCCAGCACTGCCGCCTGCAGAAGTGCCTGCGCCTCGGCATGTCCCGTGACG ccgTCAAGTTTGGCCGCATGTCCAAGAAGCAGCGGGACCGGCTGCATGCAGAAGTGCAGCAGCAACTGGAGCAGCAGCAACGGGACCGGGACCGGGACCGAGACTGCGATCAGGAGCGGGAGCGGGCGGCCCAAGGCACCCCCAGCTTCACCACGGGGCTGCCGGGCTGCCGGGGCCACCCACTGCCCCCCAGCACCCCGGGGTGCCCCAGTGTCACAACAGAGGGCGAGAGGAAGGAGATGGCCATGTGGgacagggatggagatgggggCGGTCCTGGTGTGTGCCCCCCCCCCGGGGTTGGGAGCATCCTGGAGTCACCCACATTGGAGATTG AGCTGCTCACACAGAGCGTCCTGGCATCGCACCGTGAGACGtgccagctgtgtgctgaggagctgcagctgcgcCGCGGAGACACCTTCAGCCGTGAGGAGGTCTGCGCCTTCCAGAAAAAG CCGCCAGAGGAGATGTGGCAGCGCTGCGCGTGCCGTCTCACCGAGGCCATCCAGCGCGTGGTGGAGTTTGCCAAGCGGCTGCGTGGCTTCATGGAGCTCTGCCAGAATGACCAGATCGTCCTCCTCAAGGCGG GCGCCATGGAGGTAGTGCTGGTGCGCATGTGCCGGGCCTTCAACCCTGACAACCGGACCGTCTTCTTCGAGGGCAAGTACGCTGGCGCTGAGCTCTTCAGGTCACTGG GCTGCCCCGAGCTCATCGGTTCCATCTTCGACTTTGCACAGAACCTCTGTGCTCTGCGCTTCTCAGAGGGGGAGGTGGCCCTCTTCAGCGCCATCGTCCTCGTCAATGCTA cccgCCCATGCCTGCAGGACCCGGGGAAGGTGGCCTGGCTGCAGGGACGCCTGGAGGTGGCCTTccggctgctgctgcacaggacGCAGCGTGAGGGGCTTCTGGCCAGG CTGCCGCCGCTGGGCCGCCTGCGggcactgtgctcacagcacatggagcagctgcagaCCTTCCGCCGCCTGCGCCCTGCTGCACCGCTCGCTGCCTTCCCCCCGCTCTACCGTGAACTCTTCGCCCCTGAGTCTGAATCCCCCGGCCCCCGCTGA
- the LOC110387810 gene encoding acyl-coenzyme A thioesterase THEM4-like isoform X1, whose amino-acid sequence MWRSCRAGARAVAAHGWGRVPPMVLCSVSPQDLAVPNAGWSTAMREQYQCLLRRAADGSWRRIPSYRRGLDYLPEVLQMAVGTGTGLGMGPRLFLRNVDVEGAGFEYAIFLHTSGHRTQCLCQLGPYLEGHHGFAHGGAIAALIDTTVGTCALGVAKMSVMTAKLSINYLAPTRLSPPCPLSPVPVGAVVVADSRMERHEGRKIFLSCRVRDTKQDTLYAEATALFIQDTKPPPAACP is encoded by the exons ATGTGGCGGAGCTGCAGGGCGGGGGCGCGTGCGGTGGCGGCCCACGGGTGGGGCCGGGTCCCCCCCATG gtgctgtgctcgGTGTCCCCGCAGGATTTGGCTGTCCCCAATGCAGGGTGGAGCACGGCCATGCGTGAGCAGTACCAGTGCCTGTTGCGCCGTGCTGCCGACGGCTCCTGGCGCCGCATCCCCTCCTACCGCCGTGGCCTCGACTACCTCCCAG AGGTGTTGCAGATGGCAgtggggacggggacggggtTGGGGATGGGACCCCGGCTGTTCTTGCGCAACGTGGATGTGGAGGGCGCTGGCTTTGAGTATGCCATCTTCCTGCACACCTCCGGCCACCGCACTCAGTGCCTCTGCCAGCTGGGACCATACCTGGAGGGCCACCACGG CTTTGCGCATGGTGGTGCCATTGCCGCCCTCATTGACACCACGGTGGGGACGTGTGCACTGGGGGTGGCCAAGATGTCTGTGATGACGGCCAAGCTGAGCATCAACTACCTGGC ccccacacgtTTGTCCCCTCCTTGTCCCCTCAGCCCGGTGCCAGTGGGCGCTGTGGTGGTGGCTGACAGCCGCATGGAGCGGCACGAGGGACGCAAGATCTTCCTGTCCTGCCGCGTGCGTGACACCAAACAGGACACGCTGTATGCTGAAGCCACCG cacTCTTCATCCAGGACACCAAGCCCCCCCCAGCCGCCTGTCCCTAG
- the S100A10 gene encoding protein S100-A10 isoform X1, with product MLAPSAPLPSRRRLTERRHFRRDVTFRLPLPSQAPPTSGSRSPRRLHARREGQAARRHIEYGQAGERVRSRGRWLHRYFRTLWCCRHVGGVPVSRFVPVPRDGRVPRSATRRDTRSGPADPTETL from the exons ATGTTGGCTCCGTCCGCTCCTCTCCCCTCTCGCAGGCGGCTGACGGAGCGACGTCACTTCCGGCGCGACGTCACATTCCGGCTTCCCCTCCCTTCTCAAGCCCCGCCCACATCCGGGTCACGCTCACCTCGCCGCCTTCACGCCCGCAGGGAAGGACAGGCGGCGCGGCGTCATATTGAATATGGGCAAGCGGGCGAGCGCGTCCGCAGTAGGGGGCGTTGGCTTCATCGCTATTTCAGAACATTGTGGTGCTGCCGCCATGTTGG aggtgtCCCCGTCTCCAGATTTGTCCCTGTTCCTAGAGATGGCCGTGTCCCCAGGAGCGCCACAAGGAGGGACACACGTTCAG GCCCTGCGGACCCCACTGAGACCCTCTGA
- the TDRKH gene encoding tudor and KH domain-containing protein isoform X5, whose amino-acid sequence MPSERGSWAGLSGLQKVAVLLGLPAGATILYIVYRRYREGRELHVPTVGAEELGAEVRVPRAVVRAIIGRKGTTIRRLRQETGARIDLEGEDDGEEQLLLISGSPSQVCRAKAAVHQIVVESTPVSEQLYVPQRAVGRIIGHGGETVRSICRSSGAQVQCQHNAEAMLAPMRSIQISGTQREVDAAKKLIMEKLTEDAVFRQELAQAMVLRGHYKEPLGSRREALLLPSGEHSAGNGGSLPGGVAMEELQDRSEAAEKLAVVPKFEVPSPDFSFHADEHLEVYVSAAENPNHFWIQIVGERSLQLSKLISEMTQHYQGSNHMAELAAVQAGDIVAAPYMDSSNWYRAQVLGMLENGNLDLYYVDFGDNGEVPREALRALRSDFLSLPFQAIECSLAGIVPVGEQWDEAALDAFDHLTCCAQWKPLMAKISSYTQAGLCTWPRIVLYDIHHGESLDIGAELVRLGHAALRPHEEEEEGDGSPLPATEGAVETPEDMVCTSLESLLSELPVSPSTTPLTFSCISLLGGALVTSSGDHAVLEWSSP is encoded by the exons ATGCCGTCGGAGCGGGGCAGCTGGGCCGGGCTGAGCGGCCTGCAGAAGGTGGCCGTGCTGCTGGGCCTCCCCGCTGGGGCCACCATTCTCTACATCGTGTACCGGCGGTACCGGGAGGGCCGAG agtTGCACGTGCCCACGGTGGGGGCCGAGGAGCTTGGGGCAGAGGTGCGCGTCCCGCGGGCGGTGGTGAGAGCCATCATCGGTCGGAAGGGGACCACCATCCGAAGG CTGCGGCAGGAGACAGGGGCCCGCATCGACCTGGAGGGGGAAGATGAtggtgaggagcagctgctgctgatctCGGGTTCCCCCAGCCAAGTGTGCAGAGCCAAAGCTGCCGTGCACCAGATTGTGGTGGAGAGCACGCCGGTGTCAGAGCAGCTCTACGTGCCTCAGAGAGCTGTTGGGAGGATCATTG GCCATGGTGGTGAGACGGTGCGCAGCATCTGCCGCAGCTCCGGAGCCCAAGTGCAGTGCCAACACAACGCTGAGGCCATGCTGGCACCGATGCGGTCCATCCAGATCTCAGGGACACAGCGGGAGGTGGATGCAGCCAAG AAACTCATCATGGAGAAGCTGACAGAGGACGCAGTGTTCCGCCAGGAGCTGGCTCAGGCCATGGTGCTGCGGGGCCACTACAAGGAGCCCCTGGGCAGCCGCAGGGAAGCGTTGCTGCTGCCCAGTGGGGAGCACAGTGCCGGGAATGGGGGCTCTCTGCCAGGGGGGGTGGCcatggaggagctgcaggacaggagTGAGGCAGCAGAAAAGCTGGCAGTGGTGCCAAAATTTGAAG TCCCCAGCCCCGATTTCAGCTTCCACGCAGATGAGCACCTGGAGGTCTACGTCTCAGCTGCTGAAAACCCCAACCATTTCTGGATCCAGATTGTTGGCGAGCGCAGCCTGCAGCTGAGCAAGCTGATCTCTGAGATGACGCAGCACTACCAGGGCAGCAACCACATG GCGGAGCTGGCAGCCGTGCAGGCAGGGGACATTGTGGCCGCTCCATACATGGACAGCAGCAATTGGTACCGGGCCCAAGTGCTGGGCATGCTGGAGAATGGCAACTTGGACCTCTACTATGTGGATTTTGGAGACAATGGGGAGGTGCCACGTGAGGCGCTGCGAGCACTGCG GAGCGATTTCCTGAGCCTGCCCTTCCAGGCAATTGAGTGTAGCCTGGCTGGGATTGTGCCTGTGG GGGAGCAGTGGGACGAGGCAGCACTGGATGCTTTCGACCACCTCACCTGCTGTGCCCAATGGAAGCCGCTGATGGCCAAAATCTCCAGCTATACCCAGGCTGGGCTGTGCACGTGGCCACGCATCGTGCTGTATGACATCCACCACGGCGAG AGCCTTGACATCGGGGCCGAGCTGGTGCGGCTGGGCCATGCTGCCCTGCGGCCtcatgaggaggaggaggagggggatgGATCCCCACTGCCAGCGACGGAGGGTGCAGTGGAGACACCA GAGGACATGGTGTGCACCTCCCTCGAGAGCCTCCTGTCAGAGCTGCCAGTGAGCCCCAGCACTACGCCACTGACCTTCTCCTGCATCAGCCTGCTGG
- the S100A10 gene encoding protein S100-A10 isoform X3, which translates to MPSQMEHAMETLMFTFHKYAGDKNHLSKEDLRALMEKEFPGFLENQRDPMALDKIMKDLDQCRDGKVGFQSFFSLVAGLTIACNDYFVVHMKQKGRK; encoded by the exons ATGCCATCCCAGATGGAGCATGCCATGGAGACGCTGATGTTCACCTTCCACAAATACGCGGGTGACAAGAACCACCTGAGCAAGGAGGACCTGCGTGCGCTGATGGAGAAGGAGTTCCCCGGATTCCTGGAG AACCAGCGTGACCCTATGGCACTGGATAAGATCATGAAGGACCTGGACCAATGCCGGGACGGCAAAGTGGGCTTCCAGAGCTTCTTCTCGCTGGTGGCTGGACTGACCATTGCCTGCAATGACTACTTCGTGGTGCACATGAAGCAGAAGGGTCGGAAGTGA
- the LOC110387810 gene encoding acyl-coenzyme A thioesterase THEM4-like isoform X2, with the protein MWRSCRAGARAVAAHGWGRVPPMVLCSVSPQDLAVPNAGWSTAMREQYQCLLRRAADGSWRRIPSYRRGLDYLPEVLQMAVGTGTGLGMGPRLFLRNVDVEGAGFEYAIFLHTSGHRTQCLCQLGPYLEGHHGFAHGGAIAALIDTTVGTCALGVAKMSVMTAKLSINYLAPVPVGAVVVADSRMERHEGRKIFLSCRVRDTKQDTLYAEATALFIQDTKPPPAACP; encoded by the exons ATGTGGCGGAGCTGCAGGGCGGGGGCGCGTGCGGTGGCGGCCCACGGGTGGGGCCGGGTCCCCCCCATG gtgctgtgctcgGTGTCCCCGCAGGATTTGGCTGTCCCCAATGCAGGGTGGAGCACGGCCATGCGTGAGCAGTACCAGTGCCTGTTGCGCCGTGCTGCCGACGGCTCCTGGCGCCGCATCCCCTCCTACCGCCGTGGCCTCGACTACCTCCCAG AGGTGTTGCAGATGGCAgtggggacggggacggggtTGGGGATGGGACCCCGGCTGTTCTTGCGCAACGTGGATGTGGAGGGCGCTGGCTTTGAGTATGCCATCTTCCTGCACACCTCCGGCCACCGCACTCAGTGCCTCTGCCAGCTGGGACCATACCTGGAGGGCCACCACGG CTTTGCGCATGGTGGTGCCATTGCCGCCCTCATTGACACCACGGTGGGGACGTGTGCACTGGGGGTGGCCAAGATGTCTGTGATGACGGCCAAGCTGAGCATCAACTACCTGGC CCCGGTGCCAGTGGGCGCTGTGGTGGTGGCTGACAGCCGCATGGAGCGGCACGAGGGACGCAAGATCTTCCTGTCCTGCCGCGTGCGTGACACCAAACAGGACACGCTGTATGCTGAAGCCACCG cacTCTTCATCCAGGACACCAAGCCCCCCCCAGCCGCCTGTCCCTAG
- the DEDD gene encoding death effector domain-containing protein, whose product MAALKRSRTQAWPEERGDREHGLYSLHRMFDIVGTHLTHRDVRVLSFLFVDVIDDYERGMIRSGRDFLLALERQGRCDETNFRQVLQLLRIITRHDLLPYVTLKRRRAVCPDLVDKYLEETSIRYVTPRAHSAAEHSLGHPHKSVPPQHPMVCCSSAGPQICTKRPGRGRALLSSQRKRRKSVTPDPKEKQTCDIRLRVRAEYCQHETALQGNVFSNKQDPLERQFERFNQANTILKSRDLGSIICDIKFSELTYLDAFWRDYINGSLLEALKGVFITDSLKQAVGHEAIKLLVNVDEEDYEVGRQKLLRNLMLQTAP is encoded by the exons ATGGCAGCCCTGAAACGCAGCCGCACGCAGGCCTGGCCTGAGGAGCGGGGCGACCGTGAGCACGGGCTGTACAGCCTGCACCGCATGTTCGACATCGTGGGCACGCATCTGACGCACCGCGACGTGCGcgtcctctccttcctcttcgTGGATGTCATTGACGACTATGAGCGGGGCATGATCCGCAGTGGCAGGGACTTCTTGCTGGCGCTGGAGCGGCAGGGCCGCTGTGATGAGACCAACTTCAggcaggtgctgcagctgctgcggATCATCACACGCCACGACCTGCTGCCCTATGTCACCCTCAAGAGGCGACGGGCTG TGTGTCCGGACCTGGTGGACAAGTACTTGGAGGAGACCTCCATCCGCTACGTGACACCACGGGCTCACAGCGCTGCGGAACACAGCCTCGGCCACCCCCACAAATCAG TGCCTCCCCAGCACCCCATggtctgctgctcctcagcgGGGCCGCAGATCTGCACCAAGAGGCCCGGCCGTGGCAGGGCCCTCCTCAGCAGCCAGCGCAAGCGCAGGAAGTCGGTGACACCAGACCCCAAGGAGAAGCAGACGTGTG ACATCCGCTTGCGTGTCCGAGCCGAGTACTGCCAGCACGAGACGGCGCTCCAGGGCAATGTCTTCTCCAACAAGCAGGACCCACTGGAGCGCCAGTTCGAGCGCTTCAACCAAGCCAACACCATCCTGAAGTCCCGGGACCTGGGCTCCATCATCTGTGACATAAAATTCTCAGAGCTCACCTACCTCGACGCGTTCTGGCGTGATTACATCAACGGCTCTTTGCTGGAGGCCCTCAAGGGCGTCTTCATCACGGACTCGCTCAAGCAAGCCGTGGGCCACGAAGCCATCAAACTGCTGGTCAATGTGGACGAGGAGGATTACGAGGTTGGGCGCCAGAAACTCCTGAGGAACTTGATGCTGCAGACAGCCCCCTGA
- the RORC gene encoding nuclear receptor ROR-gamma isoform X1: MRAHIEAIPCKICGDKSSGIHYGVITCEGCKGFFRRSQQSSLSYACSRQQNCPIDRASRNRCQHCRLQKCLRLGMSRDAVKFGRMSKKQRDRLHAEVQQQLEQQQRDRDRDRDCDQERERAAQGTPSFTTGLPGCRGHPLPPSTPGCPSVTTEGERKEMAMWDRDGDGGGPGVCPPPGVGSILESPTLEIELLTQSVLASHRETCQLCAEELQLRRGDTFSREEVCAFQKKPPEEMWQRCACRLTEAIQRVVEFAKRLRGFMELCQNDQIVLLKAGAMEVVLVRMCRAFNPDNRTVFFEGKYAGAELFRSLGCPELIGSIFDFAQNLCALRFSEGEVALFSAIVLVNATRPCLQDPGKVAWLQGRLEVAFRLLLHRTQREGLLARVGARGGTGDRVWHAVGHGVLWGAMGWLVSWGAMGCGVPWVCHGHWGAIGVPWNVRYAVPLGCHRTWGAMGHGVPRDMRCHGA; the protein is encoded by the exons ATGCGAG cccacatTGAGGCGATCCCCTGCAAGATCTGTGGGGACAAATCCTCGGGGATCCATTACGGCGTCATCACCTGTGAGGGCTGCAAG GGTTTTTTCCGGCGCAGCCAACAAAGCAGCCTGAGTTACGCCTGCAGCCGCCAGCAGAACTGCCCCATTGACCGCGCCAGCCGCAACCGCTGCCAGCACTGCCGCCTGCAGAAGTGCCTGCGCCTCGGCATGTCCCGTGACG ccgTCAAGTTTGGCCGCATGTCCAAGAAGCAGCGGGACCGGCTGCATGCAGAAGTGCAGCAGCAACTGGAGCAGCAGCAACGGGACCGGGACCGGGACCGAGACTGCGATCAGGAGCGGGAGCGGGCGGCCCAAGGCACCCCCAGCTTCACCACGGGGCTGCCGGGCTGCCGGGGCCACCCACTGCCCCCCAGCACCCCGGGGTGCCCCAGTGTCACAACAGAGGGCGAGAGGAAGGAGATGGCCATGTGGgacagggatggagatgggggCGGTCCTGGTGTGTGCCCCCCCCCCGGGGTTGGGAGCATCCTGGAGTCACCCACATTGGAGATTG AGCTGCTCACACAGAGCGTCCTGGCATCGCACCGTGAGACGtgccagctgtgtgctgaggagctgcagctgcgcCGCGGAGACACCTTCAGCCGTGAGGAGGTCTGCGCCTTCCAGAAAAAG CCGCCAGAGGAGATGTGGCAGCGCTGCGCGTGCCGTCTCACCGAGGCCATCCAGCGCGTGGTGGAGTTTGCCAAGCGGCTGCGTGGCTTCATGGAGCTCTGCCAGAATGACCAGATCGTCCTCCTCAAGGCGG GCGCCATGGAGGTAGTGCTGGTGCGCATGTGCCGGGCCTTCAACCCTGACAACCGGACCGTCTTCTTCGAGGGCAAGTACGCTGGCGCTGAGCTCTTCAGGTCACTGG GCTGCCCCGAGCTCATCGGTTCCATCTTCGACTTTGCACAGAACCTCTGTGCTCTGCGCTTCTCAGAGGGGGAGGTGGCCCTCTTCAGCGCCATCGTCCTCGTCAATGCTA cccgCCCATGCCTGCAGGACCCGGGGAAGGTGGCCTGGCTGCAGGGACGCCTGGAGGTGGCCTTccggctgctgctgcacaggacGCAGCGTGAGGGGCTTCTGGCCAGGGTGGGGGCACGGGGAGGCACAGGGGACAGGGTGTGGCATGCTGTGGGACATGGGGTACTGTGGGGTGCCATGGGGTGGTTGGTGTCATGGGGTGCCATGGGATGTGGGGTGCCATGGGTGTGTCATGGTCATTGGGGTGCCATTGGGGTGCCTTGGAACGTGAGGTATGCGGTGCCATTGGGGTGCCACAGGACATGGGGTGCCATGGGACATGGGGTGCCACGGGACATGAGGTGTCATGGGGCATAG
- the S100A10 gene encoding protein S100-A10 isoform X2 has product MLAPSAPLPSRRRLTERRHFRRDVTFRLPLPSQAPPTSGSRSPRRLHARREGQAARRHIEYGQAGERVRSRGRWLHRYFRTLWCCRHVGWPCPQERHKEGHTFRPCGPH; this is encoded by the exons ATGTTGGCTCCGTCCGCTCCTCTCCCCTCTCGCAGGCGGCTGACGGAGCGACGTCACTTCCGGCGCGACGTCACATTCCGGCTTCCCCTCCCTTCTCAAGCCCCGCCCACATCCGGGTCACGCTCACCTCGCCGCCTTCACGCCCGCAGGGAAGGACAGGCGGCGCGGCGTCATATTGAATATGGGCAAGCGGGCGAGCGCGTCCGCAGTAGGGGGCGTTGGCTTCATCGCTATTTCAGAACATTGTGGTGCTGCCGCCATGTTGG ATGGCCGTGTCCCCAGGAGCGCCACAAGGAGGGACACACGTTCAG GCCCTGCGGACCCCACTGA
- the RORC gene encoding nuclear receptor ROR-gamma isoform X4: MRAHIEAIPCKICGDKSSGIHYGVITCEGCKGFFRRSQQSSLSYACSRQQNCPIDRASRNRCQHCRLQKCLRLGMSRDAVKFGRMSKKQRDRLHAEVQQQLEQQQRDRDRDRDCDQERERAAQGTPSFTTGLPGCRGHPLPPSTPGCPSVTTEGERKEMAMWDRDGDGGGPGVCPPPGVGSILESPTLEIELLTQSVLASHRETCQLCAEELQLRRGDTFSREEVCAFQKKPPEEMWQRCACRLTEAIQRVVEFAKRLRGFMELCQNDQIVLLKAGAMEVVLVRMCRAFNPDNRTVFFEGKYAGAELFRSLGCPELIGSIFDFAQNLCALRFSEGEVALFSAIVLVNATRPCLQDPGKVAWLQGRLEVAFRLLLHRTQPAAAGPPAGTVLTAHGAAADLPPPAPCCTARCLPPALP, translated from the exons ATGCGAG cccacatTGAGGCGATCCCCTGCAAGATCTGTGGGGACAAATCCTCGGGGATCCATTACGGCGTCATCACCTGTGAGGGCTGCAAG GGTTTTTTCCGGCGCAGCCAACAAAGCAGCCTGAGTTACGCCTGCAGCCGCCAGCAGAACTGCCCCATTGACCGCGCCAGCCGCAACCGCTGCCAGCACTGCCGCCTGCAGAAGTGCCTGCGCCTCGGCATGTCCCGTGACG ccgTCAAGTTTGGCCGCATGTCCAAGAAGCAGCGGGACCGGCTGCATGCAGAAGTGCAGCAGCAACTGGAGCAGCAGCAACGGGACCGGGACCGGGACCGAGACTGCGATCAGGAGCGGGAGCGGGCGGCCCAAGGCACCCCCAGCTTCACCACGGGGCTGCCGGGCTGCCGGGGCCACCCACTGCCCCCCAGCACCCCGGGGTGCCCCAGTGTCACAACAGAGGGCGAGAGGAAGGAGATGGCCATGTGGgacagggatggagatgggggCGGTCCTGGTGTGTGCCCCCCCCCCGGGGTTGGGAGCATCCTGGAGTCACCCACATTGGAGATTG AGCTGCTCACACAGAGCGTCCTGGCATCGCACCGTGAGACGtgccagctgtgtgctgaggagctgcagctgcgcCGCGGAGACACCTTCAGCCGTGAGGAGGTCTGCGCCTTCCAGAAAAAG CCGCCAGAGGAGATGTGGCAGCGCTGCGCGTGCCGTCTCACCGAGGCCATCCAGCGCGTGGTGGAGTTTGCCAAGCGGCTGCGTGGCTTCATGGAGCTCTGCCAGAATGACCAGATCGTCCTCCTCAAGGCGG GCGCCATGGAGGTAGTGCTGGTGCGCATGTGCCGGGCCTTCAACCCTGACAACCGGACCGTCTTCTTCGAGGGCAAGTACGCTGGCGCTGAGCTCTTCAGGTCACTGG GCTGCCCCGAGCTCATCGGTTCCATCTTCGACTTTGCACAGAACCTCTGTGCTCTGCGCTTCTCAGAGGGGGAGGTGGCCCTCTTCAGCGCCATCGTCCTCGTCAATGCTA cccgCCCATGCCTGCAGGACCCGGGGAAGGTGGCCTGGCTGCAGGGACGCCTGGAGGTGGCCTTccggctgctgctgcacaggacGCAGC CTGCCGCCGCTGGGCCGCCTGCGggcactgtgctcacagcacatggagcagctgcagaCCTTCCGCCGCCTGCGCCCTGCTGCACCGCTCGCTGCCTTCCCCCCGCTCTACCGTGA